A genomic stretch from Flavobacterium humidisoli includes:
- a CDS encoding T9SS type A sorting domain-containing protein codes for MKTKIIALALLLPCSFLFAQNYFMSAPEGFGASATGGGNATPVTVTTLTDLTAKLKLTTSQVILVSGTINCSYTSLLVNDKTIIGLPGARLVNLDQTAAGSGILSLKPGSNNIIIRNLIFEGPGAYDVDGRDNLTSEATNLWVDHCEFQDGMDGNFDNKGTADNVTVSWCKFIYLKAPKAGGSGGADDHRFSDLVGSSKTDAPSDGHYSITFKNCYWAEGCKERMPRARNAELHILNCYYNTSVSGSLAIGLGGGNNNTTCYVEGTDFAKIGTAFKNYVSTDGGTIGIAFTDCLNAPASSGTAVTKPSYTYSTLPIANVAGFVSNSSCGAGATLQVTAQGAVSTSCNNLGLNDNANNLDLKYYPSVINRLLNIDFSSTDNGLAQVNLFSSNGAKVYSQSKNISADEKLELNVGNLAKGFYICKVQIENRSKTFKLVKN; via the coding sequence ATGAAAACAAAAATTATTGCATTGGCATTACTTCTGCCTTGCTCCTTTCTGTTTGCACAAAACTATTTTATGAGTGCACCAGAAGGATTTGGAGCTTCAGCTACTGGAGGCGGAAATGCAACTCCTGTAACTGTGACGACTTTAACCGATTTAACAGCAAAATTAAAGCTGACTACTTCGCAGGTTATTTTAGTCTCTGGAACTATAAATTGTTCGTACACGAGCCTCCTAGTGAATGACAAGACCATTATCGGTCTTCCTGGGGCACGATTAGTAAACTTAGATCAAACCGCTGCAGGTTCTGGAATTTTAAGTTTAAAACCCGGATCAAATAATATTATCATTAGAAATCTAATTTTTGAAGGCCCAGGTGCGTATGATGTAGACGGACGTGATAATCTAACTTCTGAAGCAACTAATCTTTGGGTCGATCATTGTGAATTTCAAGACGGAATGGACGGAAATTTTGATAATAAAGGCACAGCAGATAATGTAACTGTTTCCTGGTGTAAGTTTATCTACTTAAAAGCTCCAAAAGCTGGCGGATCTGGCGGTGCTGATGATCACCGTTTTTCTGATTTAGTTGGTTCTTCTAAAACCGACGCTCCTTCTGATGGTCATTACAGCATTACTTTTAAAAACTGTTATTGGGCTGAAGGCTGTAAAGAAAGAATGCCTAGAGCAAGAAATGCCGAACTGCATATTTTAAACTGTTATTACAATACATCAGTATCGGGTTCTCTTGCAATTGGACTGGGCGGCGGAAACAATAATACAACTTGCTATGTTGAAGGAACTGACTTTGCTAAAATTGGAACTGCTTTTAAAAACTATGTGAGTACAGATGGCGGCACAATTGGAATTGCTTTTACAGATTGTTTAAATGCTCCTGCAAGTTCAGGAACTGCTGTAACTAAACCTTCTTATACTTACAGCACTTTACCAATCGCTAACGTTGCAGGATTCGTTTCGAATTCTTCTTGTGGTGCTGGAGCAACACTTCAAGTTACTGCTCAAGGCGCTGTATCTACGAGCTGCAACAATTTAGGTTTAAATGATAATGCAAATAACTTAGATCTAAAATATTATCCATCGGTTATTAATCGTCTTTTAAATATAGATTTTTCAAGTACAGATAATGGATTGGCTCAGGTTAATTTATTTTCATCGAATGGTGCAAAAGTATATTCGCAATCAAAAAATATTTCTGCTGATGAAAAATTAGAACTGAATGTTGGAAATCTTGCTAAAGGATTTTATATATGCAAAGTACAAATAGAAAACCGAAGCAAGACTTTTAAACTGGTAAAGAATTAA